A stretch of DNA from Gymnodinialimonas sp. 57CJ19:
AATGTCGTTAAGTCTTTCGCAAAAAGCGCTTGGCGCGTGGGATGTTGTGACCCGCCGCTATGACCAGAAAATTGATAGCGCCCTTGGGCGGTGGCAGGGCCAGTTTTTCGCCAACATGGTGGACCACGGCATTTTGCGAAAACGCTGGACCAACGAAGGCCAGATTGCCGAGGGCTTGTATCGTTCCAATCATCCCCACGTCGGGACATTGGCCCAGTGGAAAGCACGCGGGATTGTAGAGGTCATCAGTCTGCGCCCCGCCAACAACGCGGTACAATTGTTCGAGGCAGAAGCCTGTGACGCCCTGGGCCTGACCCTGCGAAACGTGCCATTGACGGCCCGCCAAGCGCCAAGCGCCGACGCGTTGCTGCGCCTGTTGGATACCTTCGATACGATCCAGCTGCCCGCCTTGATCCACTGCAAGTCAGGGGCGGATCGCACCGGCCTTGCGGCGGCCATGTGGGCGATCCATGTGGAGGGTAAACCCGTGGCCGAGGCCAAGCGTGCCCTGGGGTTCAAGCACTTGCATATCCGCGCTTCCAAGACCGGAGTTCTGGACCGCGTGCTGGAGGCTTACGAGGCGCGTGTTGCCAAGGCTCCGATCAGCCTGCGCGACTGGATCGCGACTGAATACGATCCCGCAAGCCTTTGAAGCGGCTTAGTTAAGCCAAGTTTCCAGCTCTAGATCAGCGGTGCAGGTGGACCCATCGGCGGTGCCGATCCAGATATCGACACGCCCGTCGATGGCCGCAGCCCCCGTCAGGTTCAGCATCGGCAAAATGCCCCCGTTGCTGTCGTTGTCGAACTGCCAGACCCGGTCATTCCCGGCCACCAGCAACGTCGTGTCACAAACCGACACCACCTGCATTTCTACCCGGCGGAATTGGGCCATCTCAGACAGGAACAGCGTATAATTCGGGGTCTCATGCACCAAACCCGCGGCGTTGAACGGCAGGTCGGCACAGGCGTTCAGGTCAATCGTGCCGCCGGCCTGCGTGTGCAGGGTTTGAGGGCTGTAGATGTCGGTGCCGGTGAAGCGCAATTCCTCGCCCGATACGCCGGGGACGGGGCAGGTGGTGGCTGGGTCCGTGGCAGGGCCGGGGTTGGGGCCGGGGTTGGGAACAGTCGCGTTGGCGGCCATCAGGTCAATCGTGGCCTCGGCCTCTCGTAATGCCAGGGTCAGGCGATCGGCCTCTGCCTCGGCGGTGGCGAGGTCTTCGGCCATGCGCTGCAAATCGGCCTGAGCGCGCGTGGCGGCACGGTCGGCGGCCTCTTGCGCGGCAAGGGCAGCGGTCAGGGCGCTGGGGTCCGTAGCTTGTGTCCCGAGGGTTTCAATCTGCGCCTCCAGGTCCATGATCTGGGCCTCGAG
This window harbors:
- a CDS encoding tyrosine-protein phosphatase, with the translated sequence MSLSLSQKALGAWDVVTRRYDQKIDSALGRWQGQFFANMVDHGILRKRWTNEGQIAEGLYRSNHPHVGTLAQWKARGIVEVISLRPANNAVQLFEAEACDALGLTLRNVPLTARQAPSADALLRLLDTFDTIQLPALIHCKSGADRTGLAAAMWAIHVEGKPVAEAKRALGFKHLHIRASKTGVLDRVLEAYEARVAKAPISLRDWIATEYDPASL